A window of the Chloroflexus sp. Y-396-1 genome harbors these coding sequences:
- a CDS encoding OsmC family protein, whose product MAPIWSLREFLVRKRQALAAFRDRLRGQQVTPVRLSAAVTVAAGTGLRPVRIRDYTVLSDSGPALGGYDLGPNAPELLLAAMASCIAHSALAIAADRELAIDDLQVEVSGQIDYRGALAVSTDVPVAPTDLQYTIRYRGDVSDAEMKALQSDLERLCPVLLAVLQPQSLNGQVERIEA is encoded by the coding sequence ATGGCTCCGATTTGGAGTTTACGCGAGTTTTTAGTCCGTAAGCGGCAGGCGCTGGCTGCGTTTCGTGATCGGTTACGGGGTCAGCAAGTAACACCGGTCAGGTTGAGCGCCGCTGTTACAGTTGCAGCAGGCACAGGTTTACGTCCGGTGCGAATACGCGATTATACAGTGTTGAGCGATTCGGGACCAGCCCTCGGTGGTTATGATCTTGGTCCAAATGCGCCAGAGCTATTGCTGGCAGCAATGGCCAGTTGCATTGCGCATTCTGCGCTAGCAATTGCCGCCGATCGCGAACTGGCAATCGATGATTTACAGGTTGAAGTTAGTGGTCAGATCGATTATCGCGGTGCGCTGGCCGTCAGCACCGATGTGCCGGTGGCGCCCACCGATCTGCAATATACGATCCGGTATCGCGGCGATGTCAGTGATGCCGAGATGAAGGCACTTCAATCCGATCTCGAACGCCTTTGTCCGGTCTTGCTGGCAGTGTTGCAACCACAATCACTCAACGGACAGGTAGAGCGGATTGAGGCTTGA
- a CDS encoding histidine kinase N-terminal 7TM domain-containing protein — translation MVFNLNTTIVLLCIVCLVAGGVAVYLWPRRSRPGGVAFLLMLTAIMIWAGADALELASATLEQKLIWRTVQQIGIVVLPASWLLFAFSYLDFQPWNRSRARWLLFLIPGITLGVALTNPWHRLFYSEVLLSAEIPPQLRVVPGYWYWFHIGYSYLCLTSGLALIAGAFWHASPLFRRQMLLLGIGFLFPFLSNWTYLSQVTYLGVDLTPISLLLSAPFILSGLYRYQFLNLTPIARNRLIEVMSDAMIVIDEQQRIVDLNPAAQQLFGSSMAINNRLETALKWPSLLKVVGSAEPVRVELDYPHHPERFFDVIINPIEGYQGKPSGHVLLFRETTARKKAEQSLQEALRRFTDIIEQTPLVAIQRVDRHGVILEWNRVCEQFYGYTAAEACGQRLQDLILTGQEISEFEHYIEQIWQSGQAFPPRTWQIRTKTGDVRWMYSAMFPLFFRGRVSDIVRMDVDITDIRRAEESVRRQRDRLAALHRLTLDWLQRREIDDLLQAITDSAYTLLNVSYAELLLVEDEQTLVIRACTPPLPARVARRESSSTAVLSWKAFQTRQPAIVLNYTEWPDHSPDYESFHFGPAMTIPIIVEDECLGVLGMARDQHSSPFTPDEIRLAMLLGQLAALILDNSKLYAAAQREIAERQQAEREQAKLQAQLLQAQKMEAIGQLAGGIAHDFNNLLTVITGNVELALLEITPDHPIYPELESIRQSTARAGELVRQLLTFARRQPGQPQVIDVNRQIRDTMSMMRRLIGEHIHLHLELDDSIEKVKIDPNQFEQVLINLVVNARDAMPNGGQLTIRTTTQYVSAGDIPPLSQAQAGKYILLSVCDTGTGIDESIREHIFEPYFTTKPMGKGSGLGLAICSGIVTQHGGFFNVDSQPGIGSCFTVALPAVTADPVDVNTDVIDSENLYENINRETILLVEDEPRVRQMAARLLREHGYTVLEATYAQEAITIAQQHEVDVLITDVILPQSDGITLAHHLQASFPQIRVILMSGYMQHIMPNGNAPPFPVLSKPFTRHQLLTMIRQTARPTC, via the coding sequence ATGGTGTTCAACCTCAACACAACAATCGTTCTGCTGTGCATCGTCTGCCTTGTTGCAGGAGGCGTAGCTGTTTATCTCTGGCCACGACGTAGCAGACCGGGCGGGGTTGCATTTTTGCTTATGTTGACTGCCATTATGATATGGGCTGGCGCGGATGCACTGGAATTAGCATCAGCTACGCTGGAACAGAAATTGATCTGGCGAACGGTACAGCAGATTGGGATCGTTGTTTTACCGGCGAGCTGGCTGTTGTTTGCTTTTAGCTATCTCGACTTTCAGCCCTGGAACCGATCACGGGCACGTTGGTTGCTGTTTCTCATACCTGGTATTACCCTCGGTGTTGCTCTTACTAATCCCTGGCACCGTCTCTTCTATAGTGAAGTATTGCTGAGTGCCGAGATACCACCTCAACTCAGAGTAGTTCCTGGGTACTGGTACTGGTTTCATATCGGCTATTCATACCTGTGCCTGACCAGTGGTCTGGCTCTGATTGCCGGCGCGTTTTGGCACGCTTCACCGCTCTTTCGGCGCCAGATGTTATTACTGGGCATTGGGTTCCTTTTCCCGTTTTTATCAAACTGGACATACCTCAGTCAGGTCACTTATCTCGGCGTTGATCTGACACCGATTTCGCTCCTACTTTCAGCGCCTTTCATCTTATCTGGACTATACCGGTATCAATTCTTGAACCTGACCCCCATTGCTCGTAACCGTCTCATCGAGGTCATGTCTGATGCGATGATCGTTATCGACGAACAACAGCGCATCGTCGATCTGAATCCTGCTGCCCAACAACTCTTCGGCTCTTCAATGGCAATCAACAATCGTCTAGAAACTGCCCTCAAATGGCCATCGTTACTAAAAGTAGTTGGTTCAGCCGAGCCGGTACGGGTCGAACTCGATTATCCTCACCACCCTGAACGGTTCTTCGACGTGATAATCAACCCTATCGAAGGGTATCAAGGGAAGCCGAGTGGTCACGTGTTGCTGTTTCGCGAGACCACTGCCCGTAAGAAAGCCGAGCAAAGCCTGCAAGAGGCTCTGCGTCGTTTTACCGATATTATCGAACAGACACCACTGGTTGCCATCCAACGTGTTGATCGTCACGGTGTGATACTAGAATGGAACCGGGTATGTGAGCAATTTTACGGCTACACGGCAGCCGAAGCTTGTGGTCAACGTTTGCAAGATTTGATCCTGACCGGTCAGGAGATAAGCGAATTTGAACATTACATCGAACAGATTTGGCAAAGCGGTCAGGCTTTTCCCCCACGAACCTGGCAAATCCGTACCAAAACCGGTGATGTGCGTTGGATGTATTCAGCGATGTTCCCACTCTTCTTTCGAGGGCGGGTTAGCGACATTGTCCGCATGGATGTTGATATTACCGACATTCGGCGGGCAGAAGAGAGCGTCCGTCGCCAACGAGATCGTCTCGCTGCCCTTCACCGACTTACCCTCGACTGGCTACAACGTCGTGAGATAGACGACCTTTTACAGGCAATTACCGATAGTGCGTATACATTGCTCAATGTTAGCTACGCTGAGCTTCTGCTAGTAGAGGATGAGCAGACGCTTGTTATCCGTGCATGTACACCACCATTACCGGCACGGGTCGCACGTCGTGAATCATCCTCTACCGCCGTCTTATCATGGAAAGCGTTCCAAACCCGTCAACCGGCCATCGTTCTCAACTACACCGAATGGCCGGACCACTCACCTGATTATGAATCGTTTCATTTTGGACCAGCAATGACCATTCCAATCATTGTGGAAGATGAGTGTCTAGGTGTGCTGGGTATGGCTCGTGATCAGCATAGTTCACCTTTCACCCCGGACGAGATTCGACTTGCGATGTTGCTGGGCCAACTAGCTGCGCTGATCCTCGACAATTCCAAACTGTACGCTGCTGCTCAGCGCGAAATTGCCGAACGTCAACAGGCTGAGCGTGAACAGGCAAAATTGCAGGCTCAATTGCTTCAGGCACAAAAGATGGAGGCTATTGGTCAGTTAGCCGGTGGGATCGCTCACGATTTCAATAATCTTCTGACCGTCATTACCGGCAATGTAGAGTTAGCTTTACTCGAGATAACTCCGGATCACCCAATCTATCCCGAACTTGAATCGATACGCCAAAGTACAGCCCGTGCCGGTGAGCTGGTGCGGCAGCTATTGACGTTTGCTCGCCGCCAGCCAGGTCAACCGCAAGTGATCGACGTCAATCGCCAGATTCGTGACACAATGAGCATGATGAGGCGTCTAATTGGTGAACATATTCATTTACACCTGGAGTTGGATGATTCAATAGAAAAGGTAAAGATTGATCCGAATCAGTTTGAACAGGTGCTGATCAATCTGGTGGTTAATGCTCGTGATGCAATGCCAAACGGTGGTCAACTAACGATTCGTACGACCACTCAGTATGTTTCTGCTGGTGATATTCCGCCACTCAGTCAGGCCCAGGCCGGCAAGTACATTTTATTATCAGTATGTGATACCGGAACCGGCATTGATGAATCTATTCGCGAACATATTTTTGAACCATACTTCACGACCAAACCGATGGGTAAGGGAAGTGGGCTGGGATTAGCTATTTGTAGTGGTATTGTGACCCAGCACGGAGGCTTTTTCAACGTTGATAGTCAGCCGGGTATCGGAAGCTGCTTTACCGTCGCACTTCCGGCAGTGACTGCCGATCCTGTAGATGTCAATACTGACGTCATTGACAGTGAGAACCTGTATGAGAATATTAATCGTGAAACGATCTTACTGGTTGAAGATGAACCTAGAGTACGGCAGATGGCAGCTCGCCTACTCCGCGAACACGGATACACCGTCTTAGAAGCAACCTACGCCCAGGAAGCGATAACCATTGCTCAACAACATGAAGTCGATGTGTTGATTACCGATGTGATATTGCCGCAAAGTGATGGGATCACGTTGGCCCATCATCTTCAGGCGTCTTTCCCCCAGATACGGGTGATCTTAATGTCAGGATACATGCAACACATCATGCCAAACGGCAACGCACCACCATTTCCGGTGTTGAGTAAACCCTTCACCCGTCATCAGCTTCTGACCATGATTCGGCAAACTGCAAGACCGACATGCTAA